From a region of the Corallococcus coralloides DSM 2259 genome:
- a CDS encoding RluA family pseudouridine synthase: MSQPDDSAGLNDGYVYRERIGATSVGRTALAHLTDKYRHSTEEQWRARFVRGEVRLDGVIATGDEVLQAHQELCWHRPPWRERETPDSFELVYEDASLLAVIKPSGLPTLPSGGFLKNTLLSFVRLRWPEASALHRLGRATSGLVLFSRTQEAAAKLSGNWREGDVEKRYRALSDGVAAQASYDIHTPIGLVPHPVLGSVHGATAKGKPSHSRAEVLERRDGQTLFEVRIHTGRPEQIRIHLASIGHPLTGDPMFASGGLPREHEPGLPGDGGYLLHAETLAFTHPLTGERLRLHAPPPAALRMASEA; encoded by the coding sequence ATGTCCCAGCCTGACGACTCCGCCGGCCTGAATGACGGCTACGTGTACCGCGAGCGGATTGGCGCCACCTCCGTGGGTCGCACCGCGCTTGCCCACCTGACGGACAAGTACCGGCACTCCACCGAGGAGCAGTGGCGTGCGCGCTTCGTGCGCGGCGAGGTGCGACTGGACGGCGTCATCGCGACCGGCGACGAGGTGCTGCAAGCCCACCAGGAGCTCTGCTGGCACCGGCCACCCTGGCGGGAACGGGAGACGCCCGACAGCTTCGAGCTGGTGTACGAGGACGCCTCGCTGCTCGCGGTCATCAAGCCGAGCGGGCTGCCGACGCTGCCCTCCGGCGGCTTCCTCAAGAACACGCTGCTCTCGTTCGTGCGGCTGCGCTGGCCGGAGGCCTCCGCGCTGCACCGGCTGGGGCGGGCGACCTCGGGGCTGGTGCTCTTCTCCCGCACGCAGGAAGCCGCCGCGAAGCTCTCAGGCAACTGGCGGGAGGGCGACGTGGAGAAGCGCTACCGGGCGCTCTCGGACGGGGTCGCGGCTCAGGCGTCCTATGACATCCACACGCCCATCGGGCTGGTGCCGCATCCCGTGCTGGGGTCGGTGCATGGGGCGACCGCGAAGGGCAAGCCGTCACACAGCCGCGCGGAGGTCCTGGAGCGGCGTGACGGGCAGACCCTCTTCGAGGTGCGCATCCACACGGGCCGCCCCGAGCAGATCCGCATCCACCTGGCGTCCATCGGCCATCCGCTCACGGGAGATCCGATGTTCGCCTCGGGAGGCCTGCCCCGCGAGCACGAGCCCGGTCTGCCCGGAGATGGCGGCTACCTGCTCCACGCGGAGACGCTCGCGTTCACGCACCCGCTCACGGGGGAGCGCCTGCGGCTGCACGCCCCACCTCCGGCCGCGTTGAGGATGGCGTCGGAAGCCTGA
- a CDS encoding mersacidin/lichenicidin family type 2 lantibiotic produces MMTPDMIIRAWKDPSFRESLTAEQRAQLPANPSGATLNELSETELMDVVGGRIDIGFTATNSCEYICTNLTFSLC; encoded by the coding sequence ATGATGACCCCCGACATGATCATCCGCGCCTGGAAGGACCCGTCGTTCCGCGAGAGCCTCACCGCCGAGCAGCGCGCCCAGCTGCCCGCGAACCCCTCCGGCGCGACGCTGAACGAGCTGAGCGAGACCGAGCTGATGGATGTGGTCGGCGGCAGGATCGACATCGGCTTCACCGCCACCAACTCCTGTGAGTACATCTGCACCAACCTGACGTTCTCCCTGTGCTGA